One window of the Rosa rugosa chromosome 3, drRosRugo1.1, whole genome shotgun sequence genome contains the following:
- the LOC133738405 gene encoding GTP-binding nuclear protein Ran-1-like: protein MALPNQPTVDYPSFKLVIVGDGGTGKTTFVKRHLTGEFEKKYEPTIGVEVHPLDFHTNFGKIRFYCWDTAGQEKFGGLRDGYYIHGQCAIIMFDVTARLTYKNVPTWHRDLCRVCENIPIVLCGNKVDVKNRQVKAKQVTFHRKKNLQYYEISAKSNYNFEKPFLYLARKLAGNMDVVFVESPALAPPEVHIDVAEQTKLEEELERVKHQPLPDDDDDLFE from the exons ATG GCTCTTCCGAATCAGCCGACTGTGGATTACCCTAGCTTCAAGCTCGTCATCGTCGGCGACGGCGGAACCG GGAAGACTACTTTTGTGAAGCGCCATCTGACTGGAGAGTTCGAGAAGAAATACGAAC CGACGATCGGTGTCGAAGTTCATCCCTTGGATTTCCACACCAACTTTGGGAAGATCAGATTCTACTGCTGGGACACGGCTGGTCAGGAGAAGTTCGGTGGACTCAGAGACGGATACTA tATTCATGGACAGTGTGCCATTATCATGTTTGATGTGACTGCTCGTTTGACATACAAGAATGTCCCGACATGGCACCGTGACCTGTGCAG GGTATGTGAGAACATTCCGATTGTTTTGTGCGGAAACAAGGTGGATGTAAAGAATAGGCAGGTGAAAGCAAAGCAGGTTACCTTTCATAGGAAGAAAAATCTCCAGTACTATGAAATCTCTGCCAAGAGCAATTACAACTTTGAGAAACCTTTCTTGTACCTTGCCAGAAAGCTTGCAGG AAATATGGATGTGGTCTTTGTTGAATCACCTGCTCTTGCTCCTCCAGAGGTTCATATTGATGTGGCTGAACAGACAAA GCTTGAAGAGGAATTGGAAAGGGTTAAACACCAACCACttcctgatgatgatgatgatctgtTCGAGTAG
- the LOC133738404 gene encoding GTP-binding nuclear protein Ran-3: protein MALPNQQTVEYPSFKLVIVGDGGTGKTTFVKRHLTGEFEKKYEPTIGVEVHPLDFFTNCGKIRFYCWDTAGQEKFGGLRDGYYIHGQCAIIMFDVTARLTYKNVPTWHRDLCRVCENIPIVLCGNKVDVKNRQVKAKQVTFHRKKNLQYYEISAKSNYNFEKPFLYLARKLAGDANLHFVESPALAPPEVHIDLAAQQQHEAELAQAASQPLPDDDDDAFE from the exons ATG GCTTTGCCGAATCAGCAGACCGTGGAGTACCCGAGCTTCAAGCTCGTAATCGTTGGTGATGGTGGAACAG GGAAAACAACCTTTGTGAAGAGACATCTTACTGGTGAATTTGAGAAGAAATATGAAC CTACTATTGGTGTTGAGGTCCATCCATTGGACTTTTTCACCAACTGTGGAAAAATTCGTTTCTACTGCTGGGATACTGCTGGGCAAGAGAAATTTGGTGGTCTTAGAGATGGATACTA TATCCATGGGCAATGTGCAATTATCATGTTTGATGTTACTGCCCGATTGACATACAAGAATGTTCCAACATGGCACAGGGATCTTTGCAG GGTCTGTGAAAACATACCAATTGTGCTTTGTGGAAACAAAGTTGATGTGAAGAACAGGCAGGTCAAGGCCAAGCAGGTCACTTTCCACAGGAAGAAGAATCTGCAGTACTACGAAATATCAGCAAAGAGCAATTATAACTTTGAGAAGCCTTTTCTATACCTTGCCAGGAAGCTTGCAGG GGATGCTAATCTGCATTTTGTCGAATCCCCTGCTCTGGCTCCTCCAGAGGTTCACATAGATCTGGCTGCACAGCAGCA GCACGAGGCTGAGCTTGCTCAAGCTGCTAGTCAGCCCCTTCCCGATGATGACGATGATGCATTTGAGTAG
- the LOC133736229 gene encoding BIIDXI-like protein At5g11420, with amino-acid sequence MAYSQYLPNQRTLYKVGMHINQCSSLFKSHTLHSPHLPHQRKEQKPFKIRVSNISNMRGVALLLAVLLCSTCHLSMSLIDGYLENGNFELAPKPSDIRGTEVIGRYAIPKWEISGFVEYIKSGQKQGDMLLVVPEGAYAVRLGNEASIKQRIKVTKGLYFSITFSAARTCAQEERLNISVAPDSGVLPIQTVYSSNGWDSYAWAFQADFPEIELVLHNPGVEEDPACGPLIDSIAIRTLYPPRATNKNLLKNAGFEEGPYVFPNTSWGVLIPPNIEDDHSPLPGWMVESLKAVKYIDSDHFSVPEGKRAVELVAGKESAIAQVVRTIPGKTYVLTFSVGDASNSCEGSMIVEAFAGRNTVKVPYESKGKGGFKRAVLKFVAVSNRTRIMFLSTFYTMRSDDFSSLCGPVLDDVKLLSLRRPRQ; translated from the exons ATGGCATATTCGCAATATCTCCCAAATCAGAGGACTCTTTACAAGGTTGGCATGCATATAAACCAGTGCTCATCTCTCTTTAAATCCCACACTCTGCATTCACCCCATCTTCCACATCAAAGAAAAGAACAGAAACCTTTTAAGATAAGAGTTTCAAATATTTCAAATATGAGAGGGGTTGCCTTATTGTTGGCTGTGCTACTCTGCTCCACTTGCCACCTATCTATGTCCCTCATCGATG GTTATCTTGAAAATGGGAATTTCGAGCTAGCCCCAAAGCCCTCGGACATCAGGGGCACAGAAGTGATCGGCCGCTATGCCATACCGAAGTGGGAAATTTCCGGGTTTGTCGAGTACATCAAGTCGGGCCAGAAGCAAGGGGACATGTTGCTGGTTGTGCCTGAGGGTGCCTATGCAGTTAGGCTTGGAAATGAGGCCTCAATTAAGCAGAGGATCAAAGTGACCAAGGGTTTGTACTTCTCCATAACATTTAGTGCAGCCAGGACTTGTGCTCAAGAGGAGCGTTTGAACATCTCTGTGGCACCAGACTCTGGTGTGCTACCAATTCAGACAGTGTATAGCAGCAATGGGTGGGATTCATATGCTTGGGCATTCCAAGCTGATTTTCCAGAGATTGAGCTTGTTTTGCATAACCCCGGAGTGGAGGAAGACCCTGCTTGCGGTCCTCTCATCGATTCAATTGCCATCCGAACTTTGTATCCTCCTCGAGCAACCAACA AGAACTTGCTCAAAAACGCTGGTTTTGAAGAAGGTCCATACGTGTTTCCCAATACATCATGGGGCGTCCTCATCCCACCCAACATCGAAGACGATCACTCTCCTCTACCAGGATGGATGGTGGAGTCTCTCAAAGCCGTGAAGTACATAGACTCGGACCATTTCTCCGTCCCCGAAGGCAAACGGGCAGTGGAACTAGTGGCAGGAAAAGAAAGCGCAATTGCACAAGTTGTCCGCACCATCCCCGGCAAGACCTACGTGCTAACATTCTCCGTCGGAGATGCTAGCAACTCGTGTGAAGGGTCCATGATTGTGGAGGCATTTGCGGGCAGGAACACAGTGAAAGTTCCTTACGAGTCCAAAGGCAAAGGCGGGTTCAAGCGAGCTGTGCTCAAGTTCGTGGCGGTTTCTAACCGCACCCGGATCATGTTCCTCAGCACATTCTACACCATGAGGAGTGATGACTTCTCTTCCCTGTGTGGACctgttcttgatgatgtgaagtTGTTAAGCCTTCGCCGTCCAAGACAATGA
- the LOC133738355 gene encoding protein JINGUBANG-like → MELEFYRRNSLFRFVDIDRNNLIESPTDLPNINTNHEVCDDEDLQFGPSLSSSPHTTTMLTLMPPPSPESPWTLSPHQTPSPSLLYHCIASLYRREGSISSIAVSKQQGVVFTGSESTRVRVWRQPDHIEYGCLNATSGEVRAIATHGNMLFTSHKDHKIRMWNFTVTDHNFKSKKVSSLPKTSSFPLFSRFTNTKQQHKECISCLAYYKTDGLLTLLYTGSHDRTVKAWRLITNHCVDSFVAYEDNVNAMVVNQDDGCVFTCSSDGSVKLWRRVFRGNSHTLTMTLKSQFPNSNYPVKARALNTSSNSCFLYSGSADGTISFWEKEKLTHRFNHGGFLQGHHFSVLCLVAIEKLIFSGSEDTTIRVWRREEGGCFHECLAVLEGHIHKQ, encoded by the coding sequence ATGGAATTGGAATTCTATCGCAGGAATTCTCTGTTTCGCTTCGTAGATATCGACAGAAATAATTTAATAGAATCACCCACTGACCTCCCCAATATCAACACCAATCACGAAGTGTGTGATGATGAAGATCTCCAATTCGGTCCTTCATTGTCTTCAAGCCCCCACACAACCACAATGCTGACACTAATGCCACCCCCAAGCCCAGAGTCCCCATGGACCCTCTCCCCTCACCAAACCCCATCCCCTTCACTCCTTTACCACTGCATTGCCTCCCTCTATCGCCGCGAAGGCTCCATCTCCTCCATTGCAGTCTCAAAGCAGCAAGGAGTAGTCTTCACTGGCTCAGAGAGTACCCGAGTTCGTGTGTGGAGACAACCAGACCACATTGAATACGGTTGTCTCAATGCGACTTCAGGTGAAGTACGAGCTATTGCAACTCATGGTAATATGCTTTTCACCTCACACAAAGACCACAAAATCCGAATGTGGAACTTCACGGTCACAGATCACAATTTCAAGTCCAAAAAGGTTTCTTCTCTCCCCAAAACAAGCTCTTTCCCTTTATTTTCAAGATTTACAAACACCAAACAGCAACACAAAGAATGCATTTCCTGCTTGGCATATtataaaaccgatggtctgttGACTCTGTTGTATACTGGCTCCCATGACAGAACAGTCAAAGCATGGCGGCTTATAACCAATCACTGTGTGGACTCATTTGTGGCATATGAAGACAATGTGAATGCAATGGTGGTGAACCAAGATGATGGGTGCGTTTTCACTTGCTCCTCAGATGGTTCTGTCAAACTCTGGAGAAGGGTTTTCAGAGGAAACTCTCACACTCTCACCATGACTCTCAAATCCCAATTCCCAAATTCCAACTACCCTGTAAAAGCCAGAGCCTTAAACACATCATCCAACTCTTGCTTCCTCTACTCTGGTTCTGCAGACGGAACCATTAGTTTCTGGGAGAAGGAGAAACTGACCCACAGATTTAACCATGGTGGGTTTTTACAGGGCCACCATTTTTCAGTTCTGTGTTTAGTGGCCATCGAGAAGTTGATTTTCAGTGGATCAGAGGATACTACAATTAGGGTTTGGAGGAGGGAAGAAGGGGGTTGTTTTCATGAATGTTTGGCTGTGTTGGAGGGGCATATACATAAGCAATAG
- the LOC133738353 gene encoding carotenoid 9,10(9',10')-cleavage dioxygenase 1-like isoform X2 has protein sequence MAISSYNALQVNGSLQSRLISHSFNHLKTSLSSTVKPFFKELQQLLPMKVDVSKTMKNTSGKMLDAVVDSLFQFVDIPSLPSQKNFLPVEEIGELVEVTCTLGEIPADFAEGVFIRNGSNPLFGGLKSAVSIFGESHNIWVEGEGMLHALYFKKDDDCGSWIISYKNRYVESETFKIETQRNKPGFLPALVGDAPAIIAAYLLNSLRFGTVNKHMSNTNVFEHSGRIYSIAENYLPQEVDISTLETICDWDVNGTWDRPFTSHPKKAPNGELVVMGTDAWKPFYVLGVISADGKKVHKVDLKFKRCVLSHDIGVTQNYNVILDYPLTLDVKRLTMGGQILQYEKEEYARIGVMPRYGDAESVKWFEVQTNCTFHILNCFEDANQVIVRGCRALTSVLSDPDGSLNPYEWFSKGFIFAGDHDSAEVGYLFTHLYEWRLNMLSGKVEERNLTGSEYSMDFPFINEQFTGLKHKYGYTPVIDSGASSICMAKFGSLAKLYLEESDSTKSVEGRGEHLIKVEYHKFEDNNFCSGSAFVPRNGGIEEDDGWIITFVHNEETDVTQVHIIDAQDFEGEAIAKLTLPQRVPYGFHSTFLSMPACQS, from the exons ATGGCAATCTCTTCGTATAATGCTTTACAAGTAAACGGGTCATTGCAAAGCCGTCTCATCTCCCACAGCTTTAATCATCTCAAAACCTCACTTTCCTCAACTGTTAAG CCTTTCTTCAAAGAGTTGCAGCAATTGCTTCCGATGAAGGTGGATGTCTCGAAAACCATGAAGAACACTTCCGGGAAAATGTTAGATGCAGTTGTGGACTCCCTGTTCCAATTTGTGGATATACCCTCACTCCCATCTCAG AAAAACTTTTTACCTGTTGAAGAGATCGGAGAACTTGTTGAGGTCACCTGCACCTTAGGAGAAATTCCTGCTGATTTTGCTGAGGGTGTTTTCATCAGAAATG GCAGCAATCCTTTGTTTGGAGGTCTAAAATCAGCAGTTTCGATCTTCGGAGAATCACACAATATTTGGGTAGAGGGAGAAGGAATGCTCCATGCTCTATACTTCAAGAAAGACGATGACTGTGGAAGTTGGATCATCTCATATAAGAATAGATATGTTGAGAGTGAGACATTTAAGATAGAAACTCAACGAAATAAACCAGGTTTCTTACCGGCCCTTGTGGGAGACGCTCCAGCAATTATAGCAGCATATCTTTTAAATTCG TTGAGATTTGGGACAGTCAATAAACACATGAGCAACACCAATGTTTTCGAGCATTCAGGGAGAATTTACTCAATTGCAGAGAACTATCTGCCTCAAGAGGTGGACATTTCAACCTTGGAAACCATTTGTGATTGGGATGTCAATGGAACTTGGGATCGACCTTTCACAAGTCATCCAAAG AAAGCTCCAAACGGAGAGTTAGTCGTGATGGGGACGGATGCATGGAAACCTTTCTATGTTTTAGGGGTCATCTCTG CTGATGGAAAGAAAGTGCACAAGGTTGATCTCAAATTTAAAAGATGTGTGTTAAGTCATGATATAGGAGTCACGCAAAA CTACAATGTAATCCTTGATTATCCCCTCACATTGGATGTAAAGAGACTCACCATGGGAGGCCA AATACTGCAGTATGAAAAGGAAGAGTACGCTAGAATTGGGGTCATGCCTCGTTATGGAGATGCAGAGTCTGTCAAATGGTTTGAGGTACAGACCAATTGCACATTTCACATTCTCAATTGCTTTGAGGATGCTAATCAG GTTATAGTCAGGGGATGTAGGGCTCTCACATCTGTTTTATCAGATCCTGACGGCAGCCTAAACCCTTATGAATGGTTCTCCAAAGGGTTCATCTTTGCTGGTGATCATGATTCTGCAGAGGTTGGATATCTCTTTACGCATTTATACGAATGGAGATTGAACATGTTATCTGGGAAAGTTGAGGAGAGAAACTTAACTGGATCCGAATACTCCATGGATTTCCCTTTCATCAATGAACAATTTACTGGTTTAAAACACAAGTATGGATATACTCCGGTCATTGATTCCGGGGCAAGCTCTATAT GCATGGCTAAATTTGGATCTCTAGCCAAATTATATTTGGAAGAATCAGATTCTACAAAATCTGTG GAGGGAAGGGGTGAGCACTTGATAAAGGTAGAATACCATAAGTTTGAGGACAACAACTTTTGCAGTGGAAGTGCTTTTGTCCCCAGAAATGGAGGCATCGAGGAAGATGATGGCTGGATTATCACTTTTGTCCACAATGAAGAAACTGATGTGACCCAA GTTCATATCATTGATGCACAGGATTTTGAAGGTGAAGCGATTGCGAAACTTACATTGCCACAACGGGTGCCCTATGGTTTTCATTCAACCTTTCTGTCAATGCCAGCTTGTCAATCTTAG
- the LOC133738353 gene encoding carotenoid 9,10(9',10')-cleavage dioxygenase 1-like isoform X1: MAISSYNALQVNGSLQSRLISHSFNHLKTSLSSTVKPFFKELQQLLPMKVDVSKTMKNTSGKMLDAVVDSLFQFVDIPSLPSQKNFLPVEEIGELVEVTCTLGEIPADFAEGVFIRNGSNPLFGGLKSAVSIFGESHNIWVEGEGMLHALYFKKDDDCGSWIISYKNRYVESETFKIETQRNKPGFLPALVGDAPAIIAAYLLNSLRFGTVNKHMSNTNVFEHSGRIYSIAENYLPQEVDISTLETICDWDVNGTWDRPFTSHPKKAPNGELVVMGTDAWKPFYVLGVISADGKKVHKVDLKFKRCVLSHDIGVTQNYNVILDYPLTLDVKRLTMGGQILQYEKEEYARIGVMPRYGDAESVKWFEVQTNCTFHILNCFEDANQVIVRGCRALTSVLSDPDGSLNPYEWFSKGFIFAGDHDSAEVGYLFTHLYEWRLNMLSGKVEERNLTGSEYSMDFPFINEQFTGLKHKYGYTPVIDSGASSICGMAKFGSLAKLYLEESDSTKSVEGRGEHLIKVEYHKFEDNNFCSGSAFVPRNGGIEEDDGWIITFVHNEETDVTQVHIIDAQDFEGEAIAKLTLPQRVPYGFHSTFLSMPACQS; encoded by the exons ATGGCAATCTCTTCGTATAATGCTTTACAAGTAAACGGGTCATTGCAAAGCCGTCTCATCTCCCACAGCTTTAATCATCTCAAAACCTCACTTTCCTCAACTGTTAAG CCTTTCTTCAAAGAGTTGCAGCAATTGCTTCCGATGAAGGTGGATGTCTCGAAAACCATGAAGAACACTTCCGGGAAAATGTTAGATGCAGTTGTGGACTCCCTGTTCCAATTTGTGGATATACCCTCACTCCCATCTCAG AAAAACTTTTTACCTGTTGAAGAGATCGGAGAACTTGTTGAGGTCACCTGCACCTTAGGAGAAATTCCTGCTGATTTTGCTGAGGGTGTTTTCATCAGAAATG GCAGCAATCCTTTGTTTGGAGGTCTAAAATCAGCAGTTTCGATCTTCGGAGAATCACACAATATTTGGGTAGAGGGAGAAGGAATGCTCCATGCTCTATACTTCAAGAAAGACGATGACTGTGGAAGTTGGATCATCTCATATAAGAATAGATATGTTGAGAGTGAGACATTTAAGATAGAAACTCAACGAAATAAACCAGGTTTCTTACCGGCCCTTGTGGGAGACGCTCCAGCAATTATAGCAGCATATCTTTTAAATTCG TTGAGATTTGGGACAGTCAATAAACACATGAGCAACACCAATGTTTTCGAGCATTCAGGGAGAATTTACTCAATTGCAGAGAACTATCTGCCTCAAGAGGTGGACATTTCAACCTTGGAAACCATTTGTGATTGGGATGTCAATGGAACTTGGGATCGACCTTTCACAAGTCATCCAAAG AAAGCTCCAAACGGAGAGTTAGTCGTGATGGGGACGGATGCATGGAAACCTTTCTATGTTTTAGGGGTCATCTCTG CTGATGGAAAGAAAGTGCACAAGGTTGATCTCAAATTTAAAAGATGTGTGTTAAGTCATGATATAGGAGTCACGCAAAA CTACAATGTAATCCTTGATTATCCCCTCACATTGGATGTAAAGAGACTCACCATGGGAGGCCA AATACTGCAGTATGAAAAGGAAGAGTACGCTAGAATTGGGGTCATGCCTCGTTATGGAGATGCAGAGTCTGTCAAATGGTTTGAGGTACAGACCAATTGCACATTTCACATTCTCAATTGCTTTGAGGATGCTAATCAG GTTATAGTCAGGGGATGTAGGGCTCTCACATCTGTTTTATCAGATCCTGACGGCAGCCTAAACCCTTATGAATGGTTCTCCAAAGGGTTCATCTTTGCTGGTGATCATGATTCTGCAGAGGTTGGATATCTCTTTACGCATTTATACGAATGGAGATTGAACATGTTATCTGGGAAAGTTGAGGAGAGAAACTTAACTGGATCCGAATACTCCATGGATTTCCCTTTCATCAATGAACAATTTACTGGTTTAAAACACAAGTATGGATATACTCCGGTCATTGATTCCGGGGCAAGCTCTATATGTG GCATGGCTAAATTTGGATCTCTAGCCAAATTATATTTGGAAGAATCAGATTCTACAAAATCTGTG GAGGGAAGGGGTGAGCACTTGATAAAGGTAGAATACCATAAGTTTGAGGACAACAACTTTTGCAGTGGAAGTGCTTTTGTCCCCAGAAATGGAGGCATCGAGGAAGATGATGGCTGGATTATCACTTTTGTCCACAATGAAGAAACTGATGTGACCCAA GTTCATATCATTGATGCACAGGATTTTGAAGGTGAAGCGATTGCGAAACTTACATTGCCACAACGGGTGCCCTATGGTTTTCATTCAACCTTTCTGTCAATGCCAGCTTGTCAATCTTAG